From a region of the Opisthocomus hoazin isolate bOpiHoa1 chromosome 21, bOpiHoa1.hap1, whole genome shotgun sequence genome:
- the HEXD gene encoding hexosaminidase D isoform X3, whose protein sequence is MEAAGGPRRRLVHLDLKGAPPRARYLAEVLPLLRALGATGLLLEYEDAFPYAGPLELVRAPHAYSAGEVRAVLRQARAQGLEVVPLVQSFGHMEFVLKHKEFAHLREVKVFPNALNPHKEESRALVKAMIDQVMALHEDVTWFHIGCDEVYYLGEGEESKQWLQQQDNTLEKLCLSHIKAVASCVVSSYPTVTPIVWDDMLRGISEETLAESGVPQLVQPMIWDYAADLDVEGKVHLIEKYRRCGFSKVWFASAFKGATGVNQSLTLIGHHLKNHLRWLQVASSSPADVLEGIALTGWQRYDHFSVLCELLPVAIPSLAVCLQALKNGGYSEKIKENVEKLLGMSNLETDTFMSTSLGTFPGSNILTLVTQVSFYLKSSVDELLERNRYVTGWFSPYHRKRKILHPIIVHHFQPDALSLLAKWNAVVQDLQAAMEQVFHECTVEEWMEENVHPSLQKLQQVVDDLDKAIKAQN, encoded by the exons atggaggcggcgggcgggccgcggcggcgCCTCGTGCACCTGGACCTGAAGGGCGCCCCGCCGCGCGCGCGCTACCTGGCTGAG gtgctgccgctgctcCGCGCCCTGGGCGCCACCGGGCTGCTGCTGGAGTACGAGGATGCCTTCCCGTACGCGGGGCCGCTGGAGCTGGTGCGGGCCCCGCACGCCTACAG cgccggggaGGTGAGGGCGGTGCTGAGGCAAGCCCGGGCGCAGGGCCTGGAGGTGGTGCCGCTGGTGCAGAGCTTCGGGCACATGGAG TTCGTGCTGAAGCACAAGGAGTTTGCTCATCTCCGGGAGGTGAAGGTGTTTCCCAACGCCCTCAACCCACACAAGGAGGAGTCGCGGGCACTGGTCAAAGCCATGATTGACCAGGTCATGGCACTGCATGAAGACGTAACATGGTTTCACATCGGATGTGACGAG GTCTACTACCTCGGCGAAGGAGAGGAGTCAAAGCAGTGGCTGCAGCAACAAGACAACACTCTGGAGAAGCTGTGCTTATCCCACATAAAAGCGGTTGCAAGTTGTGTGGTCTCGTCCTACCCGACGGTGACGCCCATCGTGTGGGATGACATGCTCCGAGGGATAAGTGAGGAGACGTTGGCAG AGTCTGGGGTCCCGCAGCTGGTGCAGCCAATGATCTGGGACTATGCAGCAGACCTCGACGTGGAGGGCAAAG TTCATCTCATAGAGAAGTATCGTAGATGTGGCTTCTCCAAGGTGTGGTTTGCTAGTGCTTTTAAAGGAGCTACAGGAGTGAATCAGTCTCTAACGCTTATTGGACACCATTTAAAAAACCATCTTCGATGGCTGCAAGTGGCAAGCAGCAGCCCCGCTGATGTCCTTGAAGGTATCGCGCTGACCGGCTGGCAGAG GTATGATCACTTCTCTGTTTTGTGTGAGCTTCTCCCTGTGGCAATTCCATCGTTGGCTGTATGTCTGCAGGCACTAAAGAATG GTGGCTATTctgaaaagattaaagaaaatgtggAAAAGCTCCTGGGAATGTCCAACCTGGAAACCGATACTTTCATGAG CACGAGTCTGGGGACCTTTCCCGGGAGCAATATCCTTACGCTTGTGACGCAAGTTAGTTTCTACCTCAAGTCATCAGTGGATGAACTTCTTGAAAGGAACAG ATATGTCACAGGCTGGTTCAGCCCCTaccacagaaaaaggaagattcTTCATCCTATAATCGTGCATCACTTCCAGCCAGATGCACTCAG TCTTCTCGCCAAGTGGAATGCTGTGGTGCAGGACCTCCAGGCAGCCATGGAGCAAGTTTTCCACGAGTGTACTGTAGAGGAGTGGATGGAGGAAAACGTCCACCCCAGCCTACAGAAGCTGCAGCAAGTGGTGGATGATTTAGATAAAGCAATAAAAGCACAAAATTAG
- the HEXD gene encoding hexosaminidase D isoform X2: MEAAGGPRRRLVHLDLKGAPPRARYLAEVLPLLRALGATGLLLEYEDAFPYAGPLELVRAPHAYSAGEVRAVLRQARAQGLEVVPLVQSFGHMEFVLKHKEFAHLREVKVFPNALNPHKEESRALVKAMIDQVMALHEDVTWFHIGCDEVYYLGEGEESKQWLQQQDNTLEKLCLSHIKAVASCVVSSYPTVTPIVWDDMLRGISEETLAESGVPQLVQPMIWDYAADLDVEGKVHLIEKYRRCGFSKVWFASAFKGATGVNQSLTLIGHHLKNHLRWLQVASSSPADVLEGIALTGWQRYDHFSVLCELLPVAIPSLAVCLQALKNGGYSEKIKENVEKLLGMSNLETDTFMSTSLGTFPGSNILTLVTQVSFYLKSSVDELLERNRRSSAEALSPPCQPTTTHVTAVSKTARANIHFQICHRLVQPLPQKKEDSSSYNRASLPARCTQNKELLSRCWLGYSRCVGEREPPQHGAGELQRRS, encoded by the exons atggaggcggcgggcgggccgcggcggcgCCTCGTGCACCTGGACCTGAAGGGCGCCCCGCCGCGCGCGCGCTACCTGGCTGAG gtgctgccgctgctcCGCGCCCTGGGCGCCACCGGGCTGCTGCTGGAGTACGAGGATGCCTTCCCGTACGCGGGGCCGCTGGAGCTGGTGCGGGCCCCGCACGCCTACAG cgccggggaGGTGAGGGCGGTGCTGAGGCAAGCCCGGGCGCAGGGCCTGGAGGTGGTGCCGCTGGTGCAGAGCTTCGGGCACATGGAG TTCGTGCTGAAGCACAAGGAGTTTGCTCATCTCCGGGAGGTGAAGGTGTTTCCCAACGCCCTCAACCCACACAAGGAGGAGTCGCGGGCACTGGTCAAAGCCATGATTGACCAGGTCATGGCACTGCATGAAGACGTAACATGGTTTCACATCGGATGTGACGAG GTCTACTACCTCGGCGAAGGAGAGGAGTCAAAGCAGTGGCTGCAGCAACAAGACAACACTCTGGAGAAGCTGTGCTTATCCCACATAAAAGCGGTTGCAAGTTGTGTGGTCTCGTCCTACCCGACGGTGACGCCCATCGTGTGGGATGACATGCTCCGAGGGATAAGTGAGGAGACGTTGGCAG AGTCTGGGGTCCCGCAGCTGGTGCAGCCAATGATCTGGGACTATGCAGCAGACCTCGACGTGGAGGGCAAAG TTCATCTCATAGAGAAGTATCGTAGATGTGGCTTCTCCAAGGTGTGGTTTGCTAGTGCTTTTAAAGGAGCTACAGGAGTGAATCAGTCTCTAACGCTTATTGGACACCATTTAAAAAACCATCTTCGATGGCTGCAAGTGGCAAGCAGCAGCCCCGCTGATGTCCTTGAAGGTATCGCGCTGACCGGCTGGCAGAG GTATGATCACTTCTCTGTTTTGTGTGAGCTTCTCCCTGTGGCAATTCCATCGTTGGCTGTATGTCTGCAGGCACTAAAGAATG GTGGCTATTctgaaaagattaaagaaaatgtggAAAAGCTCCTGGGAATGTCCAACCTGGAAACCGATACTTTCATGAG CACGAGTCTGGGGACCTTTCCCGGGAGCAATATCCTTACGCTTGTGACGCAAGTTAGTTTCTACCTCAAGTCATCAGTGGATGAACTTCTTGAAAGGAACAG GAGAAGCTCAGCTGAAGCCCTATCGCCTCCCTGTCAGCCTACAACCACACATGTCACTGCTGTTTCAAAAACTGCTCGTGCTAACATTCATTTTCAGATATGTCACAGGCTGGTTCAGCCCCTaccacagaaaaaggaagattcTTCATCCTATAATCGTGCATCACTTCCAGCCAGATGCACTCAG AACAAGGAACTGCTGTCGAGATGCTGGCTGGGTTACAGCAGATGCGTGGGAGAACGCGAACCACCGCAGCATGGAGCAGGGGAACTTCAGAGAAGGAGCTGA
- the CYBC1 gene encoding cytochrome b-245 chaperone 1, whose amino-acid sequence MYMLVEDRTSSHLHLKRSPGIRAWSVFVGIASIGLAAAYYSADSLAWKLFYMAGCFFVAAQNLEQWEEAVFDKNKGTVCLKTFNLYKKILTFSKGGNEQVVALLNEIRDVNVEGETVRYFGKGYLVVLRFVTGFSHPLTQSAVLGCRSDVEAVAKLITSFLELDRVESQEDLSQSSETEASDADEPQDKY is encoded by the exons ATGTACATGTTGGTTGAAGACCGCACAAGCTCCCATCTTCATCTGAAGAGGTCACCTGGCATCCGAGCGTGGTCTGTCTTTGTCG GAATAGCCTCCATAGGTTTGGCCGCCGCTTATTATAGCGCAG ACAGCTTGGCATGGAAGCTTTTCTATATGGCCGGGTGTTTCTTTGTGGCAGCTCAGAATCTGGAGCAGTGGGAG GAAGCTGTATTTGATAAGAACAAGGGAACAGTCTGCCTAAAAACATTCAATCTTTACAAAAAAATACTGACCTTCTCAAAAGGAGGCAATGAACAAG TAGTGGCTCTGCTCAATGAGATCCGAGACGTGAACGTGGAGGGGGAGACGGTGCGGTATTTCGGGAAGGGTTACCTGGTCGTGCTGCGATTCGTCACTGGATTTTCACACCCGCTGACTCAGAGTGCAGTGTTGGGCTGTAGAAG tgATGTGGAAGCAGTTGCCAAACTCATTACAAGTTTTCTGGAACTGGACAGAGTAGAGAGCCAAGAAGATCTCTCTCAGAGCAGCGAAACAGAGGCTAGTGATGCAGATGAACCACAGGATAAATATTAA
- the HEXD gene encoding hexosaminidase D isoform X4 encodes MEAAGGPRRRLVHLDLKGAPPRARYLAEVLPLLRALGATGLLLEYEDAFPYAGPLELVRAPHAYSAGEVRAVLRQARAQGLEVVPLVQSFGHMEFVLKHKEFAHLREVKVFPNALNPHKEESRALVKAMIDQVMALHEDVTWFHIGCDEVYYLGEGEESKQWLQQQDNTLEKLCLSHIKAVASCVVSSYPTVTPIVWDDMLRGISEETLAESGVPQLVQPMIWDYAADLDVEGKVHLIEKYRRCGFSKVWFASAFKGATGVNQSLTLIGHHLKNHLRWLQVASSSPADVLEGIALTGWQRYDHFSVLCELLPVAIPSLAVCLQALKNGGYSEKIKENVEKLLGMSNLETDTFMSTSLGTFPGSNILTLVTQVSFYLKSSVDELLERNRYVTGWFSPYHRKRKILHPIIVHHFQPDALRTRNCCRDAGWVTADAWENANHRSMEQGNFREGAECQEQRWLLDFEGKLP; translated from the exons atggaggcggcgggcgggccgcggcggcgCCTCGTGCACCTGGACCTGAAGGGCGCCCCGCCGCGCGCGCGCTACCTGGCTGAG gtgctgccgctgctcCGCGCCCTGGGCGCCACCGGGCTGCTGCTGGAGTACGAGGATGCCTTCCCGTACGCGGGGCCGCTGGAGCTGGTGCGGGCCCCGCACGCCTACAG cgccggggaGGTGAGGGCGGTGCTGAGGCAAGCCCGGGCGCAGGGCCTGGAGGTGGTGCCGCTGGTGCAGAGCTTCGGGCACATGGAG TTCGTGCTGAAGCACAAGGAGTTTGCTCATCTCCGGGAGGTGAAGGTGTTTCCCAACGCCCTCAACCCACACAAGGAGGAGTCGCGGGCACTGGTCAAAGCCATGATTGACCAGGTCATGGCACTGCATGAAGACGTAACATGGTTTCACATCGGATGTGACGAG GTCTACTACCTCGGCGAAGGAGAGGAGTCAAAGCAGTGGCTGCAGCAACAAGACAACACTCTGGAGAAGCTGTGCTTATCCCACATAAAAGCGGTTGCAAGTTGTGTGGTCTCGTCCTACCCGACGGTGACGCCCATCGTGTGGGATGACATGCTCCGAGGGATAAGTGAGGAGACGTTGGCAG AGTCTGGGGTCCCGCAGCTGGTGCAGCCAATGATCTGGGACTATGCAGCAGACCTCGACGTGGAGGGCAAAG TTCATCTCATAGAGAAGTATCGTAGATGTGGCTTCTCCAAGGTGTGGTTTGCTAGTGCTTTTAAAGGAGCTACAGGAGTGAATCAGTCTCTAACGCTTATTGGACACCATTTAAAAAACCATCTTCGATGGCTGCAAGTGGCAAGCAGCAGCCCCGCTGATGTCCTTGAAGGTATCGCGCTGACCGGCTGGCAGAG GTATGATCACTTCTCTGTTTTGTGTGAGCTTCTCCCTGTGGCAATTCCATCGTTGGCTGTATGTCTGCAGGCACTAAAGAATG GTGGCTATTctgaaaagattaaagaaaatgtggAAAAGCTCCTGGGAATGTCCAACCTGGAAACCGATACTTTCATGAG CACGAGTCTGGGGACCTTTCCCGGGAGCAATATCCTTACGCTTGTGACGCAAGTTAGTTTCTACCTCAAGTCATCAGTGGATGAACTTCTTGAAAGGAACAG ATATGTCACAGGCTGGTTCAGCCCCTaccacagaaaaaggaagattcTTCATCCTATAATCGTGCATCACTTCCAGCCAGATGCACTCAG AACAAGGAACTGCTGTCGAGATGCTGGCTGGGTTACAGCAGATGCGTGGGAGAACGCGAACCACCGCAGCATGGAGCAGGGGAACTTCAGAGAAGGAGCTGAGTGCCAAGAGCAAAGGTGGCTTTTGGACTTTGAGGGAAAACTGCCTTAA
- the HEXD gene encoding hexosaminidase D isoform X1, with translation MEAAGGPRRRLVHLDLKGAPPRARYLAEVLPLLRALGATGLLLEYEDAFPYAGPLELVRAPHAYSAGEVRAVLRQARAQGLEVVPLVQSFGHMEFVLKHKEFAHLREVKVFPNALNPHKEESRALVKAMIDQVMALHEDVTWFHIGCDEVYYLGEGEESKQWLQQQDNTLEKLCLSHIKAVASCVVSSYPTVTPIVWDDMLRGISEETLAESGVPQLVQPMIWDYAADLDVEGKVHLIEKYRRCGFSKVWFASAFKGATGVNQSLTLIGHHLKNHLRWLQVASSSPADVLEGIALTGWQRYDHFSVLCELLPVAIPSLAVCLQALKNGGYSEKIKENVEKLLGMSNLETDTFMSTSLGTFPGSNILTLVTQVSFYLKSSVDELLERNRRSSAEALSPPCQPTTTHVTAVSKTARANIHFQICHRLVQPLPQKKEDSSSYNRASLPARCTQSSRQVECCGAGPPGSHGASFPRVYCRGVDGGKRPPQPTEAAASGG, from the exons atggaggcggcgggcgggccgcggcggcgCCTCGTGCACCTGGACCTGAAGGGCGCCCCGCCGCGCGCGCGCTACCTGGCTGAG gtgctgccgctgctcCGCGCCCTGGGCGCCACCGGGCTGCTGCTGGAGTACGAGGATGCCTTCCCGTACGCGGGGCCGCTGGAGCTGGTGCGGGCCCCGCACGCCTACAG cgccggggaGGTGAGGGCGGTGCTGAGGCAAGCCCGGGCGCAGGGCCTGGAGGTGGTGCCGCTGGTGCAGAGCTTCGGGCACATGGAG TTCGTGCTGAAGCACAAGGAGTTTGCTCATCTCCGGGAGGTGAAGGTGTTTCCCAACGCCCTCAACCCACACAAGGAGGAGTCGCGGGCACTGGTCAAAGCCATGATTGACCAGGTCATGGCACTGCATGAAGACGTAACATGGTTTCACATCGGATGTGACGAG GTCTACTACCTCGGCGAAGGAGAGGAGTCAAAGCAGTGGCTGCAGCAACAAGACAACACTCTGGAGAAGCTGTGCTTATCCCACATAAAAGCGGTTGCAAGTTGTGTGGTCTCGTCCTACCCGACGGTGACGCCCATCGTGTGGGATGACATGCTCCGAGGGATAAGTGAGGAGACGTTGGCAG AGTCTGGGGTCCCGCAGCTGGTGCAGCCAATGATCTGGGACTATGCAGCAGACCTCGACGTGGAGGGCAAAG TTCATCTCATAGAGAAGTATCGTAGATGTGGCTTCTCCAAGGTGTGGTTTGCTAGTGCTTTTAAAGGAGCTACAGGAGTGAATCAGTCTCTAACGCTTATTGGACACCATTTAAAAAACCATCTTCGATGGCTGCAAGTGGCAAGCAGCAGCCCCGCTGATGTCCTTGAAGGTATCGCGCTGACCGGCTGGCAGAG GTATGATCACTTCTCTGTTTTGTGTGAGCTTCTCCCTGTGGCAATTCCATCGTTGGCTGTATGTCTGCAGGCACTAAAGAATG GTGGCTATTctgaaaagattaaagaaaatgtggAAAAGCTCCTGGGAATGTCCAACCTGGAAACCGATACTTTCATGAG CACGAGTCTGGGGACCTTTCCCGGGAGCAATATCCTTACGCTTGTGACGCAAGTTAGTTTCTACCTCAAGTCATCAGTGGATGAACTTCTTGAAAGGAACAG GAGAAGCTCAGCTGAAGCCCTATCGCCTCCCTGTCAGCCTACAACCACACATGTCACTGCTGTTTCAAAAACTGCTCGTGCTAACATTCATTTTCAGATATGTCACAGGCTGGTTCAGCCCCTaccacagaaaaaggaagattcTTCATCCTATAATCGTGCATCACTTCCAGCCAGATGCACTCAG TCTTCTCGCCAAGTGGAATGCTGTGGTGCAGGACCTCCAGGCAGCCATGGAGCAAGTTTTCCACGAGTGTACTGTAGAGGAGTGGATGGAGGAAAACGTCCACCCCAGCCTACAGAAGCTGCAGCAAGTGGTGGATGA